A section of the Candidatus Desulfarcum epimagneticum genome encodes:
- a CDS encoding Molybdopterin biosynthesis protein gives MGAGRNIYLDMKTLGEAREIVEKSFGPFGRWPGESVPSAESAGRVLAGPVFAAASSPAFNAAAMDGIAVRAADTFGAAESAPKTLWVGKEAVYVNTGHVMPPGTDAVIMIEHVHEIDEKSLEIEAPAFPWQNVRKMGEDIVATELLFPGGHVITPYCVGALLSGGVFFVSVKKKPRVLIIPTGSELLDWRDTDPLALKPGQVIETHSTVLGGLVESCGGAFSRTPILKDDPAAIQKAALDAAGEDFDLILLTGGSSAGSEDYSKKTILESGEVLVHGVTMMPGKPVIIGKISGKPAFGVPGYPVSAIIVFERLIRPLIRRMLGQPDPEPRKTPVSLAKKVASKLGVEEFLRVKLGKVDDRVVAMPLPRGAGSVTSIVDADGILRIPNHIEGLNEDDPVEAELIRPLSEIESRVVIVGSHDNALDVLADLAKADSGGVSVSSSHVGSMGGLMAVKKGVCHMAGSHLLDEADGSYNISYIQKYLPDLEVRLVRLAGRDQGLMVPPGNPRGVKGIESLRRPDIVFVNRQAGSGTRILLDFKLKESDVAASEINGYFNEEHTHMSVAAAVLSGAADAGLGIYAAAKSLGLDFVPVVTEEYDLVIPGRHFQTRRVKTVLDIIASAAFKRRISALGGYHVERTGDVIL, from the coding sequence ATGGGCGCAGGCCGCAACATCTATCTGGATATGAAAACCCTGGGGGAGGCCCGGGAGATCGTGGAAAAATCTTTCGGCCCCTTCGGCCGATGGCCCGGGGAGAGTGTCCCTTCGGCCGAATCGGCGGGCCGGGTCCTGGCCGGCCCCGTTTTCGCGGCCGCCTCCTCCCCGGCCTTCAACGCCGCCGCCATGGACGGAATCGCCGTGAGAGCCGCCGACACCTTCGGGGCCGCCGAATCCGCGCCCAAAACCCTGTGGGTGGGAAAAGAGGCCGTTTACGTCAACACCGGCCATGTGATGCCGCCGGGGACAGACGCCGTCATCATGATTGAGCATGTTCATGAAATAGATGAAAAGAGTCTGGAGATCGAGGCCCCGGCGTTTCCCTGGCAGAATGTCCGAAAAATGGGCGAGGACATCGTGGCCACCGAGCTTTTGTTTCCCGGCGGGCATGTGATCACGCCCTACTGCGTGGGCGCGCTTTTGTCCGGCGGGGTGTTTTTTGTCTCAGTGAAAAAAAAGCCCCGGGTCCTGATCATTCCCACCGGCTCCGAGCTTTTGGACTGGCGGGACACAGACCCTTTGGCGCTTAAGCCCGGCCAGGTCATTGAGACCCATTCAACGGTTCTGGGCGGTCTGGTGGAGTCCTGCGGCGGGGCGTTTTCCCGGACCCCGATTTTAAAAGACGATCCCGCGGCCATTCAAAAAGCCGCGCTGGACGCCGCCGGGGAAGATTTCGACCTGATTCTTCTCACGGGCGGATCGTCGGCCGGCTCAGAGGATTACTCCAAAAAAACCATCCTGGAATCCGGAGAGGTCCTGGTCCACGGCGTCACCATGATGCCCGGAAAACCCGTGATCATCGGAAAGATATCGGGCAAACCGGCGTTCGGTGTGCCGGGGTACCCGGTTTCGGCCATCATCGTCTTTGAGCGGCTGATCCGGCCCCTGATCCGCCGCATGCTGGGACAGCCGGACCCGGAGCCCCGAAAGACCCCGGTGTCTCTGGCCAAAAAAGTCGCCTCCAAGCTGGGGGTCGAGGAGTTTTTGCGGGTCAAGCTGGGAAAAGTGGACGACCGGGTGGTGGCCATGCCCCTTCCCCGGGGGGCCGGGAGCGTCACCAGCATTGTGGACGCCGACGGCATTTTAAGAATTCCCAATCACATTGAGGGGCTCAACGAAGACGACCCTGTGGAGGCGGAGCTGATCCGGCCTCTTTCCGAAATTGAGAGCCGGGTGGTTATTGTGGGAAGCCATGACAACGCCCTGGATGTTCTGGCCGACCTGGCCAAGGCCGATTCCGGCGGCGTGTCCGTGTCCTCCAGCCATGTGGGCAGCATGGGGGGGCTTATGGCCGTCAAAAAAGGCGTCTGCCACATGGCCGGCTCCCATCTTTTGGATGAAGCCGACGGCTCTTACAATATTTCCTATATCCAAAAATATCTGCCGGATTTGGAGGTCCGCCTCGTCCGGCTGGCCGGACGGGACCAGGGGCTGATGGTTCCCCCGGGAAACCCCAGGGGCGTCAAGGGGATTGAAAGCCTGCGGCGGCCCGACATCGTGTTCGTGAACCGCCAGGCGGGATCGGGCACCCGGATTCTTTTGGATTTCAAATTGAAAGAGTCGGACGTGGCCGCTTCGGAGATCAACGGCTACTTCAATGAGGAGCACACCCATATGTCTGTGGCCGCCGCTGTTTTAAGCGGCGCGGCGGACGCGGGCCTGGGGATTTACGCGGCGGCGAAGTCCCTGGGCCTGGATTTTGTCCCCGTGGTCACCGAAGAGTACGATCTGGTCATCCCCGGGCGGCATTTTCAGACGCGGCGGGTCAAGACGGTTCTGGACATCATCGCCTCCGCTGCGTTCAAACGCCGGATCTCTGCGCTGGGGGGGTATCACGTGGAGAGAACCGGGGATGTGATTTTGTGA
- a CDS encoding Phosphohydrolase produces MMTDTRLRQQLDFILEMDRLKHVIRQSYLLGPGRRENSAEHSWHTALMAIVLAEHADEGVDPGRAAKMLLLHDIVEIDAGDTYCYDEEGAVSKGERENRAAERIFGLLPDDQAKAFREIWEEFEARRTPDAKFAAALDRLMPVLHNFHTRGKSWREHGISREQVLGRTGHVREISQSLWGLIESIVDDSVSKGYLKD; encoded by the coding sequence ATGATGACGGACACACGTTTGAGACAACAGCTGGATTTTATCCTGGAGATGGACCGCCTGAAGCATGTGATCCGGCAGTCTTACCTCCTGGGGCCGGGGCGCCGGGAAAACTCGGCCGAGCATTCCTGGCACACGGCGCTCATGGCCATTGTCCTGGCCGAACATGCCGATGAGGGCGTGGACCCCGGCCGGGCCGCGAAAATGCTTCTTCTTCACGACATCGTGGAGATAGACGCCGGGGACACCTACTGCTACGACGAAGAAGGCGCCGTTTCCAAGGGCGAGCGGGAAAACCGGGCCGCCGAGCGGATTTTCGGTCTTCTGCCCGACGACCAGGCCAAAGCGTTCAGGGAGATATGGGAGGAGTTCGAGGCCCGCCGGACCCCGGACGCCAAATTCGCCGCCGCCCTGGATCGCCTCATGCCGGTTCTGCACAATTTCCACACCCGGGGAAAGTCCTGGAGGGAGCACGGCATCTCCCGGGAGCAGGTCCTGGGCCGGACCGGTCATGTCAGGGAAATCTCACAGTCCCTGTGGGGCCTTATCGAGTCTATTGTCGATGATTCGGTGTCAAAGGGATATCTGAAAGATTAA